The DNA sequence CGTCGGCATCATCGATATCGTAGAGAACCGCTTAGTCGGCATGAAATCAAGAGGCGTTTATGAAACGCCTGCTGGAACTGTGCTGTATCATGCCCACGACAAATTGGAACAGCTTTGCCTGGACAAAGATACTTTCCAATACAAACAATTGCTTGCCAACAAGTATGCGGAGCTTGTATACAACGGATTGTGGTATACACCATTGCGCAAAGCATTAGCTGCATTTGTTGACGAAACACAACAGAATGTCGAAGGTTTCGTGAAGATGAAACTTTATAAAGGCAACATCACCGATGCTGGCGTAGTCAGCGCGAAATCATTGTACAGCGAAAGCTTTGCCACTTTCGAGAGCGATGATGTATACAACCATACTGATGCAGCCGGATTTATCCGTCTGTTCGGATTGCCTACATCCATCCGCGTCATGAAAGAGCAAGCTGAAGATCAAGCGACACATGAAGAATTGGAAGATTTATTGAAATAAACAACCGGTATTAGTGTCTGTTGACAGCTAGTCCGCTCCGGATCGTCCTCATCAGGCAATAGAGCCTGATGAGGACGTTTTTTTTAGTTGTTGGCTAATAACCCCTTTATTATAGTGTGTAAACATAGCCCGGACCTTAAATCGCGAGATCTTGCCTTGCCAAACTTTGATATCGCAAAAGAATAAACTATGATAAAATGAATGCATTCATATTAAGCTAGTTCAAGGAGGAGGAGATTAAGCGTGAATCAAACAGGTGAATGGAACAAAGCCCGTAAAATTATCATAGGCATCATTGATGTGCTGTTGTTCATCGGATCATTGCTGCTATCTTTTTATTTTAAATTCGGAAGAAATATACCATTGATAAACTTCGATGCCTTTCAGGGCAGCATTGCCTATGTCTCTGTGATTTTCATCATCGTCAATATCTTGTTCGGTACGTATATCTTTTACAACAAATCGATCAGTGACTTCTTGTTCATTACGGTCATCGGGCAATTCGTCCTTTCGTTGATCATCATGGCGCTGACTTTTGCCGGACGTTGGTTGGCATTCCCGCGATCGGTCATTCTGATCAACTTTTTTGTGGGAACGATCCTGTTGTTCCTGTTCCGCGTAATGGTGTTCAAAATGTACCAACGCGTGAGCGGCAGTAAACGGGTCATGATTGTCGGGATGGAAAAGGAAGTATTTGCGGCAGTCGACAACTTCACGAATACAAAAAGCATCCGCCATATGGTGACGCATGTCGTCCTGTCGGATTATTACGAAAATGTCCTGCGGCATTTGGAAGAGATTGATATCGTCTACTTAGCGAGCCAAATCGAAGAATCCGAAAAACTGAAGATATACGATCTGTTGACGAGCAAAGAGAAGAAGATGTTCCTGAATACGAGTTTCGAGAATCTGATCATGGTCAATCCGAATATGATGAACATCGAGGATGAAAGCATCATCGAAGTTTCCCCGTTCCGTATCTCGGCAGAAGATGGCCTTATGAAACGGATCATCGATATCACGGTTGCGCTCATCGGTATCGTCATCACTTCGCCGATCATGGCCGTTACGGCTATCTTGGTGAAGAAAAGTTCTGAAGGTCCCGTATTCTACAAGCAGACACGCATCACCAGAGACGGCAAGGAATTCGAAATCCTGAAGTTCCGCAGCATGGGTGTGACCGCCGAGAAAGATTCAGGCCCAGTTTTGGCTACAAGCAATGATGTGCGCGTAACGACAGTCGGCAAATATCTGCGCTCCCTGCGCATCGATGAACTGCCGCAGTTGTTCAACGTATTGCTGGGCGATATGTCCTTGGTCGGTCCCCGGCCGGAACGTCCTTTCTTCGTTGATCAATTCAAGGAACTGAACCCGCATTATTACCTGCGCCACAACGTCCGTGCCGGGATTACCGGATATGCGCAAGTGTACGGGAAGTACGCTTCCGACTTCAACAGCAAGCTGAACTTCGATCTGATCTACATCAAGAAGTATTCCTTGATACTGGATCTGAAAATCATGCTGCAGACCGTCAAAATCTTGTTCGATAAAGTATCATCCCGCGGAGTGGATGAAAGCGAACGGGCAATCCTGTCCGAGCAAGAGATTGAAGAACGCGGCATCAAAGTTATTTATTAAAAAGAAAAGCGGGACAAGCCTGTTTTGCCTCGAAAGAAATTTAGGAAATCGTGCTACGCAACGTTCCCTACGGTCACCTTGTACTGGGAGTCTAAGGGATGAATCCCTAAGACTCCCATGCAACTGAGCATCGTAGAGCGCAATATGCTGAGAGACTTCCTGCGTCAGCAGGTTAGTCGAACAGTATCCTTGGCTCGTAGAGACAAGGGGTTCCTTAATCCCTTTTCCGAGAGGCAGGCTTGGACCGCTAGCCATTATTTGGGACAGCGAAGTTTCAATACCGCAATAAAACCATCCACCGGGCGTTTTTCCGCCCGCCAGGATGGTTTTTTGTTTACACAGAAATGCCGGTTGTATTTGCGGGAATGCTGGCTAATCACTATAATCAATCTGATGGATTTTGGACAAAAAAGCGGAAATGTATGGGGAATTGCGTTACAATAGGTAAATAGAGCACTTCCTTCTGCGGTACCGTGACAGAATGCGGAGGCGTACGATCAAAGATGAAATGAGTGAGTTGGATGAGTTTTGATTATAACGATGATAGTTTAGCTTTGCATACTGATTTGTACCAAATTAACATGATGAAGACTTATTGGGATGAAGGCATTACCGAAAAACATGCAATTTTTGAACTGTACTTCCGGAAGTATCCTTTCAATAATGGCTATGCAGTTTATGCGGGGCTTGAACGCTTCGTATCCTACATTCAGAATTTGCGCTTTACGGATACGGACATCGCTTATTTGCGTGAGCATGTCGGCTATGAGGAAGGTTTTTTGGATTATCTGAAAAATTTCCGTTTCTCGGGCACGATCCGTTCCGCTCTGGAGGGGGATCTCGTCTTCGCGAATGAACCGATCGTCCAGGTGGAAGGTCCGTTGGCGGAGTGCCAATTGATCGAAACGGCCTTATTGAATGTCGTAAATTTCCAAACGCTGATTGCGACAAAAGCTGCACGTTTGCGCTACGTCTGTGATGATGAGCCGCTGATGGAATTCGGTTCCAGAAGAGCGCAGGAAATGGACGCCGCCATCTGGGGAACCCGCGCAGCCTATATCGCCGGCTTCAATGCAACGAGCAATGTCCGTGCTGCTAAACTGTTCGGCATCCCAGCTTCGGGTACCCATGCCCATTCGATGGTGCAAGTCTACCGCAATGATTATGATGCCTTCATGGCTTATGCGCATTCCCACAAGGATTGTGTCTTCCTTGTGGATACCTACGATACGTTGAAATCAGGCGTGCCAAATGCCATCAAAGTGGCGAAGGAAATGGGCGATAAGATCAATTTTCTCGGCGTGCGCCTAGACAGCGGAGACATGGCCTACATTTCAAAAAAAGTCCGCCAACAATTGGACGAGGCAGGCTTTACCGATGCAAAAATCTACGCATCGAACGACCTGGATGAACTGACAATCTTGAACCTGAAGATGCAAGGCGCAAAAATAGATGTCTGGGGTGTCGGCACCAAACTGATCACCGCTTATGACCAACCTGCGCTTGGAGCGGTCTATAAGTTAGTCTCGATCGCGGATGAGAACGGCCAAATGGTGGATACGATGAAAATCTCCAGCAATGCCGAAAAAGTCTCCACACCAGGCAAGAAACAAGTATGGCGGATCACCCGCAAGCGCGACGGTAAGTCGGAAGGAGACTACATTGCGCTTTGGGAAGAACAACCCGATCAAGAGTCAGAACTGTATATGTTCCATCCGGTCTTCACTTACATCAACAAAACCATCACCGACTTTGAGGCGCGCCCTATTCTGCAGGATATCATCGTAGAAGGTAAACTTGTATATGAATTGCCGTCGCTCCAAGAAGTAAAAGCATTCTCGGAAGCGCAGATGAGCGGCTTATGGGATGAATACAAACGTATCCTGAATCCGGAAGACTATCCTGTCGACTTGTCCCAGAAGACATACGATCATAAGATGGCTACAATCAAGGAAATCAAAAAGCAAATAAAAGAAGAAGCATCATTATTGGAAAGCACTAAATAACCAATCAGATCAATCAAGGGGGAACAGCGATGCGTCCATTACAAAAAGAAATTATTGCTGCATTAAGAGTGAAACCGGAAATCGATCCAAAAGAGGAAATCCGCATCAGCATCGATTTCATGAAAGATTATTTGGCGGCACACCCATTTTTGAAGGCATTCGTTTTAGGAATCAGCGGAGGACAAGACTCAACTTTGACGGGGCGGTTAGCCCAGTTGGCGATCCAGGAAATGCGCGATGAGACAGGCGACGACAGTTACCAATTCATCGCTGTCCGCCTTCCGTACGGCATTCAATTCGATGAGCACGATGCCCAGGCTGCACTAGCTTTCATTTCGCCTGACCAAAAATTGGTCGTCAATATCAAAGAAATGGCTGACGCCGCACTCGATGCACTTGAAGAAGCCGGACTTACCATCACCGACTTCAACAAAGGAAACATTAAAGC is a window from the Trichococcus shcherbakoviae genome containing:
- a CDS encoding sugar transferase, producing MNQTGEWNKARKIIIGIIDVLLFIGSLLLSFYFKFGRNIPLINFDAFQGSIAYVSVIFIIVNILFGTYIFYNKSISDFLFITVIGQFVLSLIIMALTFAGRWLAFPRSVILINFFVGTILLFLFRVMVFKMYQRVSGSKRVMIVGMEKEVFAAVDNFTNTKSIRHMVTHVVLSDYYENVLRHLEEIDIVYLASQIEESEKLKIYDLLTSKEKKMFLNTSFENLIMVNPNMMNIEDESIIEVSPFRISAEDGLMKRIIDITVALIGIVITSPIMAVTAILVKKSSEGPVFYKQTRITRDGKEFEILKFRSMGVTAEKDSGPVLATSNDVRVTTVGKYLRSLRIDELPQLFNVLLGDMSLVGPRPERPFFVDQFKELNPHYYLRHNVRAGITGYAQVYGKYASDFNSKLNFDLIYIKKYSLILDLKIMLQTVKILFDKVSSRGVDESERAILSEQEIEERGIKVIY
- a CDS encoding nicotinate phosphoribosyltransferase, which produces MSFDYNDDSLALHTDLYQINMMKTYWDEGITEKHAIFELYFRKYPFNNGYAVYAGLERFVSYIQNLRFTDTDIAYLREHVGYEEGFLDYLKNFRFSGTIRSALEGDLVFANEPIVQVEGPLAECQLIETALLNVVNFQTLIATKAARLRYVCDDEPLMEFGSRRAQEMDAAIWGTRAAYIAGFNATSNVRAAKLFGIPASGTHAHSMVQVYRNDYDAFMAYAHSHKDCVFLVDTYDTLKSGVPNAIKVAKEMGDKINFLGVRLDSGDMAYISKKVRQQLDEAGFTDAKIYASNDLDELTILNLKMQGAKIDVWGVGTKLITAYDQPALGAVYKLVSIADENGQMVDTMKISSNAEKVSTPGKKQVWRITRKRDGKSEGDYIALWEEQPDQESELYMFHPVFTYINKTITDFEARPILQDIIVEGKLVYELPSLQEVKAFSEAQMSGLWDEYKRILNPEDYPVDLSQKTYDHKMATIKEIKKQIKEEASLLESTK
- the nadE gene encoding ammonia-dependent NAD(+) synthetase gives rise to the protein MRPLQKEIIAALRVKPEIDPKEEIRISIDFMKDYLAAHPFLKAFVLGISGGQDSTLTGRLAQLAIQEMRDETGDDSYQFIAVRLPYGIQFDEHDAQAALAFISPDQKLVVNIKEMADAALDALEEAGLTITDFNKGNIKARQRMIVQFAIAGDSSGAVLGTDHAAESVTGFFTKFGDGAADLLPIWRLNKRQGRQLLKELGAPAELYEKVPTADLEENRPALPDEVALGVTYEMIDAYLEGKEIPDKDAEVIEGWYTKTEHKRHLPITVYDSFWKEA